The region GATGATCGCAATGAAATGGAAATGGTGCTCGACACCTATAAGACGGCGCTGGGGCTCGGTTGATTTTTCGCTTTCGCGTATTATCTAGGTAATACAGTAAGAAGGAGAAATTTATGGCCGGTCCTTGGAAAGATGCGCGCGAGATTATTGTAACCACAACGCCCACAATCGAAGGCAAGCTGATCCAGGAATATTGCGGGATCGTGGTTGGCGAAGTGATCGTCGGCGCGAACCTGTTCCGCGATCTGTTCGCCAATATCCGCGATATCGTAGGTGGGCGTTCGGGCAGTTATGAGCGTATTCTGGCGGACGCGCGCAATCAGGCGATTGAAGAGCTGCAAGCGGAATGCGCGACGCGCGGCGGCAATGCCGTGGTGGGCATCGATCTTGATTACGAAGTGATCGGCGATACCGGCTCGATGCTGATGGTATCGGCCAGTGGAACAGCGGTGAAGGTCTAAGATGCCCCTGCAGCTTTGCTGGCAGCCAACACAATAGTGATAATCAACCCGTTGTGGATCATGTGGAGCGCGATCGCGGTCCACAGACCATAGTTGACGCGCAGATAGCCAAGCAGAGCACCAAGGATGAATTGTGGCAGGACCAATGGTAGCAAGGTCATCCAATTGCCTTCGCTGAAGTTCGCCAGGTGGATGCAGGCGAAGGCGATAGTGCTGAGCCAGAACATCGCCGGGAATAATGTGCGGAACCAGCGCATCGGTGGTCGCCGCCAAAGCACACCGAACATGATCAGGCTCAGCAACGCGCCAGCAATGATCGCGAGGCCAACCGACACTTCTGCGTTCTCGCCCGTGTTGTTTGCGGCCAGCATGACAGCGGTCAGTCCGGCGACCAATAGTATCGGAAACGCGATCAAATAGCGCGGCTGGCCCGACAGCCAGCTGCGGAACAGGATTTCCTCGCTGACCGGTGCGACAAGGATCACTGCAAAGATGATTCCCGGCGTGATCTCGATGCCCGCCAACGCTGTCTCGGGTATCTCTATCCCCGATGCCATTACCGCCCCGGCAATCGCCAGCAGCGTTCCCATTGCAATCAGATCGAGCGCTAATATGCGCGACACTGCGCGTGCGCCTTCGCGCAGATCACTCGCCTGATTATCTGGTAGAGAAGGTCGCTTGAGAAAGCCGAGAAAATGGCCCCATTCCGCGCGCATCGTAATGAGCGACGGAAGGCTTGTGGATTCACCTGTCATGCGGCTAATGCGACCCTCAGATTTGCAAACTTTCAAATGCGGAAGAATGACAACCCATGGCAGGCCATTCCAAATTCAAGAACATCATGCACCGCAAGGGTGCGCAGGACAAGAAGCGCTCTAACCTGTTTTCCAAACTGAGCCGCGAAATCACCGTGGCGGCGAAGATGGGCACGCCCGATCCGGATATGAATCCGCGCCTGCGGCTGGCGGTCAATACGGCAAAAGCTCAGTCGATGCCGAAGGACAATATCCAGCGCGCGATTGATAAAGCCAGCGCGGGCGATGACGAGAATTACGAAGAAGTCCGCTACGAAGGCTATGGCCCCGGTGGCAGTGCAATCATCGTCGAAACACTGACCGACAACCGTAACCGTACTGCAACTGCGGTTCGCACAGCTTTCAGCAAGAATGGCGGTAATCTGGGCACTGAAGGCTCGGTGGCGCATGGTTTCGAACGTTTGGGCTTCATCGAGTATGGTCCGGAAGCTGGTGACGAAGAGAAAGTGCTCGAAGCCGCGATGGAAGCGGGCGCGGAAGACATTTCCTCATTAGAAGACGGCCACGAAATTTGGACAGCAGCAGAAGATCTGCATGAAGTTGCCGGCAGTCTGGAGAAGTCGCTTGGCGAAGCCAAGGAAGTCAAACTCGCCTGGAAGCCCAATCTGACTGTCGAGCTGGACGAGAAGAACGCAGGAACGCTGCTCAAGCTGATCGATGTGCTGGACGATGATGATGACGTTCAAACCGTTTGGGGCAATTACGAGATTTCTGACGAGGTCATGGCCAAGCTTGAGGGCTGAGCTTGCCGGTGACGCTAATCCTCGGCCTTGATCCGTCGCTCAGCTGCACCGGCTGGGGCGTGATCTGTGCCCAGGGATCGCGGCTTAGCCATGTCGCCAATGGCGAAGTTAAAACCAATGCCAGGGCGCCTATGGCAGAACGGCTGTATCAGCTGCACAGTGCTATCACGGCCGTGATCGCTGCCCACAATCCTGATCGCGTGGCGGCAGAGGAAGTGTTCGTCAACAAAAACGCCCAATCGACCTTGAAGTTGGCGCAAGCGCGCGGCGCAGTATTGGCGGCCTGCGGCGCGGCGAACTTGGTGGTGAATGAGCATGCCGCGCGGCTGGTCAAAAAGTCTGTTGTCGGCACAGGTGGTGCGGACAAGGTTCAGGTCCAGGCCATGCTCAAGGTACTGTTGCCAGGAGCGCAGATCGCAGGCGCCGATGCGGCTGATGCGCTCGCGGTGGCGATTGCCGATGCGCATCTTGCGTCGCGCTGATCTGTTCTACATGCAGTGGCTTATGTAAGGCGTGGGCATGGGCAATCATCCAATCCAGCAGCATCGGTTTCGAATGGGAAATATGCGCTCATTTGCGAGTAAGGTTTCTCCCGCTAGGACAGTGTTTCATGTGTTCCAACCAGTAGGACTTAGCTTGTGATACACCTCTACGGCATCCCCAATTGCGACACCGTGAAGAAAGCGCGCAAGTGGCTCGATACGAAGGGTATCGAATACGCATTCCACGACTATAAGAAGGAAGGTGCCGATATGGCCAAGTTGGCCGCCTGGATCGACGCGCATGGGGTGGACGTGGTTTTAAACCGGCGCGGCACGACCTTTCGCAAACTGTCCGATGCGGAGAAGGCCGATATTGATGCAGCCAAAGCTGTCATATTGCTGGAACAGCATCCGAGCATGATCAAGCGACCCGTTGTGGAGCACTCGGGCGGAATTTTGGTTGGCTTTAAGGAAGGCGAATGGGAATCGGCGCTGTGATCAGCCTGCAGTCAACCAGTGCGCCAGAAGGCATCAGAACCCCAATCGGCTTTCTCGTCGACTTTACGAGGAGACATCGCTTCGGCCTGTTTGTTGGCCGCGCCGATGATATCGTCTTTTGTACCCATGACATCGTAACCGGCCCTATAGAGGCCAATCACAATGATGAGCGACTCTAGGAGTAGCTTTTGAACATGACTTCGAAAAATACCTTAAAACTGCCTAACCAAGGGCTAATGCGGGTCTTGTTGTTGGCTGCCGGATTATTCTTCTCAATTACAATGCCTTACTCGCCAACAGCCGCGCAGGAGAATGACATGCTGATCATTGCCCATCGCGGGGCGAGTGCGGAGCGCCCTGAACACACGCTTGCGGCCTATGAGCTCGCGATTGATCAAGGCGCGGACTATATCGAGCCAGACCTGGTGGTGACCAAGGATCTCGAGCTGATTTCTCGCCACGAGAACGAGCTGTCCGGCACAACCGACGTCGCCAACCGGGAGGAGTTCGAGGATCGCCTGCGTGACAAGATGATCGACGGTCAGCTTGTGGCGGGATGGTTTGCCGAAGACTTCACGTTAGAGGAAATTCGCACCCTGCGCGCGAAGGAACGGGTTGCGCGTATTCGCCCGGCAAACGCGCGCTACAATGGGCTTTATCAAGTGCCGACCCTGGATGAGATTGTGAGGCTGGTCCGCGCCAAGGAAGTCGAAACCGGGCGCAAGATCGGGCTTTATCTCGAGCTCAAGCATCCGACCTTTCTGCTTGAGGAGGTGGGCATTGATATCGTGGATCTGGTGCTGAGGGAGTTTCGCGATCTGGGACTGGGGCCAGACGATCTTGTCATGATCCAGAGTTTCGAGGTTGGTACGTTGCAACGGCTCGACAAACGCAGCGAGTTCAGATTGATCCAGTTGGTGAAACCGGAAGACGGACCAGCTGACGAACCAAGCATGCGCTATACCGAGATGACGACGCCATCGGGGCTGGAAGAAATCGCCGACTATGCCGATGGTTTGGGCGCAAACATCGCCATGATCCTCAATCCGGACGGTTCACCCACCACTCTGGTCGCCGATGCCAGGGCAGCAGGTTTGCCGGTTCATGCGTGGACGCTGCGCCCGGAAAATGCGTTTCTGCCGCCAGCATTGCATGGCCAAGGTGGTGATTCTGGAAGAGGGGACCAAACGGCACTCTATCGAATGCTGGCTGGTGCGGGCGTCGCCGGTGTGTTCACGGATGATCCGAAGGGCGCTGTCAGCGCGCGTGACGGGCGGTGAAAGCGTAGTTTAGCGATAGGTCATCTGATAGATGCAACCCCTTGCTCGGTCGCCAAGCAATGCCGCGAGGATTGCCCATTTCCATACCTGCTTGCGCCAGCAAATCGCCAAGTTCTTCAGGTGTGATGAAGTCATTCCAGTCATGCGTGCCGCGCGGAACATATCCCACCCGCTCTGCCGCTTCGACAAGCAACAAACGGCTAGCCGCAGTGCGATTGGGTGTCGACATGACAAGCATGCCATCAGGCTTCAGGCTGGTAGCCAGTTGCTTGAGAAAGACCAATTTATCAGCCACGTGCTCAATAACTTCAAAGCTTGTGACCAGATGGAATGTGCCGAGAGTGAGGCTCGCGAGTTCTCCCGCCATATAACGGATGTCCAAGGCAGAGCTTTCCGCATGCGCGCTTGCTACGCCGATGTTTTCTGCAGAGGCATCAACACCGGTTACATCGGCACCCAGCCTGGCCATCGGCTCACACACTAGACCAGCACCACAGCCCACGTCCAACGCAGACTTGCCGCTCAACGGCCTTCTGGCTTGAACATCATCTCCCCAATACATGTCGATTGCCTCACGCAGGAAAGCAAGTCTCACCGGATTGACCTCATGTAGAGAAGCCATCGGTCCCTTCGCATTCCACCATTCGCGCGCCAGTGAGGAAAAATGTGCTTCTTCCTCTGGGCGGATAGTTACATTTGTGACATTTGCGTTTGTCATTCCGTACCCCTAACAGCGCTCGGGGATTCGAACCAGCAGGAGCTTTCAAGCCTTGGCACGTATCGTGATGAAATTCGGCGGCACCTCTATGGCCGGGACCGAGCGTATTCGTCGCGTGGCCAATATTGTGCGCAAGCAACAGGCGGCCGGGCATGAGGTTGCTGTGGTTGTTTCCGCAATGGCCGGCGAAACGGACCGACTCGTCAATTTCTGCCGCGAAGCAAATGCGCTTTATGACCCTGCCGAATATGACGTGGTTGTATCGAGCGGCGAACAGGTCACCAGCGGATTGCTGGCACTGACGCTGCAATCCATGGGTTGCAAAGCGCGTAGCTGGCTTGGCTGGCAGCTGCCAGTCCATACAATCGAAGCGCATTCGAAGGCGCGCGTCGAGGCGGTTGATGCCGACGCATTGATAGCATCGATGGTCGCTGGAGAAATCGCTGTGATCCCTGGCTTTCAAGGGCTCGGCGACAATAACCGGATTACAACGCTGGGGCGTGGCGGTTCCGATACGTCAGCTGTGGCTGTGGCTGCTGCGGTCAAGGCTGATCGCTGCGACATTTATACAGATGTCGATGGCGTCTATACCACGGACCCACGGATTGTGGCCAAAGCGCACAAGCTTAAAGCCGTAACCTATGAAGAAATGCTGGAACTGGCGTCTGTGGGCGCCAAGGTTCTGCAGACGCGTTCGGTCGGTTTAGCGATGAAGGCCGACGTGCGATTGCAGGTATTGTCCAGCTTTCTTGGCGAAGATGCGATCCCTGCAGACGAACTGCCCGGCACGATGATCGTGTCGGATGATGAGATGAACCAGCTAGTGGAGAGTGGCGAAATGGAACGCCAGCACGTTACCGGTATTGCGCATGACAAGAATGAAGCGAAGGTGATCTTGACGCGCGTACCAGACAAGCCCGGCGCCGTGGCGCATATCTTTGAACCGCTCGCCGATGCTTCAATCAACGTCGACATGATCATTCAGAACGTGGGCCGCGACAAGGGTGAGACGGACGTTACGTTCACTGTTCCGCAAACCGATCTGGCGCGCGCGCAAGCCTTGCTTGAAGACAAGCGCGAAGAAATCGGGTTCAATCGCATAATTACTGACAGCAAGATCGCGAAGGTCAGCGTTGTTGGTGTGGGAATGAAGAGCCATGCGGGTGTTGCTAGCACGATGTTCCGCGCGCTTTCTGATCGCGGCATAAACATTCAGGCGATTTCAACGTCAGAGATCAAGGTTTCTGTCTTGATCGATGAAGACGAGACCGAACTGGCGGTGCGCGTGTTGCATACGGCCTATGGCCTCGATGCAAGTGACGAAGCAGCTTAGCTAGTCGGCTGCGCTTTCGACCATCTGGAGTACATATTCATTGCTTGGGCGTTGGCGATAGTCAGCCGATACGAACTTGGCCTGGACAGTGCCGTCCGGTGAAAACATCAGCACGCTCGCGCGCGGCACACCATATGCAAAGTGATCTTCGGAATATTGCGGATCGCGCAGACCGACTGCATCGATGAAAACGCTCTCTGTGTCGCTGAGAATCAGATAGGACTGCTCCATATCTGCGGCAAACTCGGCCAGCTTTTTTGGTTGGTCGTAGGAAAGGCTTGCGAGAGTGTAGCCCCGTTGATCCAGATCGCCTGCAATCTCAGCATGATTGGCCAATTGCACTTTACAGAACGGGCACCAGTGCGCGGAGCGAACCAATACAAGAACAGTTCCGTTCGGACCCGCGATCTCTGCAAGAGAGGTGGGCTCGCCAGCTGCATTTCGTAGTGGCTGATCGAGCGGAACTTTCTCGCCAATGGCGACACCAACATCGATGTTTTTCGGAGGAAAGAGGGCAGGCCAAAGATGCGAAGCTGCCAATGCGGCCAGTGCGAGCAACGACAATCCAACGCCAGCGAAAATCTTGCGTTTAAGCGACATAATCATCAGTCCCATTTTCCAGTCGCACGGCGGATTACAGACAATCGATTGCACCGCAAGCCGCCACCTTTCTTTTTGTGGTGCGCTTGGATTGGACCTTAGCACGCGCTATGGTGATCCAATGCCTTTCACACAGAAAATCTTGCTGCTTGGTTCAGGCGAATTGGGCCGCGAGTTTGTCATCTCTGCCAAACGTTTGGGCGCTTACGTCATAGCTTGTGATGCCTACGAGAATGCCCCTGCAATGCAGGTCGCCGATGCGAGCGAAGTGTTCTCCATGCTTGATGGGAATGCGCTGCGAGCGACAATTGAGAAACACCAGCCCGACCTGATTGTCCCTGAAATTGAAGCGATCCGAACAGAGGTACTGGGCGAGCTAGAGGCGGAGGGCTTTAATGTCGTGCCGTCTGCGAAGGCAACGCAGTTGACCATGAATCGTGATGCGATCCGAGACATGGCCGCAGACGAGTTGGGGCTAACCACTTCGATCTATGGCTATGCAGAAAATTTCGAGGGTGTGTGCGCCGCGGCGCAAGAAACCGGCTTCCCTTGTTTGATCAAGCCGGTGATGTCGTCTTCAGGCAAGGGGCAGAGCAAAGTCGATCATGCAGCGGAACTCGAGGAGGCGTGGAATTATGCCGTTGCCAATATGCGTGGCGATCGCACCCGCGTCATTGTGGAGCAGTTTGTGGACTTCGACTATGAGATCACGCTTCTGACTGTGCGTCACAAAGCAGGGATCACTTTCTGCCCTGCTATCGGTCACAGACAGGAACGAGGCGACTATCAGGAGAGTTGGCAACCCACACCGATGAGCAGTGCGGCGATTGCGAAGGCACAAGAGATGGCTGCGAAGGTTGTCACCGCACTGCAAGGCAATGGCAAAGGCTGGGGTCTGTTCGGTGTGGAGTTCTTCATTAGAGGCGAAGAAGTAATCTTCTCTGAATTGTCACCGCGTCCGCACGACACCGGTATGGTCACGCTTGTGTCGCAGGACCTGACCGAATTCGATTTGCACGCCCGCGCCATCATGGGCTTGCCCGTTCCAGAGAAAGTTGCTGCGCTATCATCTGCCTCTGCGGTTATTTTGGCAGATCGCGACGGCGGGGATTTTTCCTTTGACGGATTGCATGACGCCCTGACGACAGGCGAGGGCAATTGCGATGTTCGGCTATTCGGAAAGCCAGTTACGCGGCTATACCGGCGAATGGGTGTCGCGCTGGCACGCGCGGAAACGCCCGACGATGCACGCAGTCTGGCAAGGCAGGCGGCCAAGGCGGTCCGGATAGTCTATCGCGACTAGAAATGTAGCGCTGGATTGATCTTCATCGTTGCAAAGACTAGTCGCTGAACCGATGAAGGCGCCTCTAGTCCTTACTTTATCTTGCCCGGACAGGACGGGTATCACCGCGAAGGTGACCGGTTTTCTGTTTGAGAACGGGGGAAATGTCCTCGAAGCACAGCAGTTCAATGATCGCGAGAGTGATCGTTTCTTCATGCGCGTCGAATTCGAAACTGTTTCCGCATCGCACGATGATTTACGCACTGCCTTTTCGGTTGTCGCCAGCGACTATGCAATGGAATGGAAACTCGCATTGCGGGACCGGCCGCGTCGCGTCATGCTGATGGTGAGCGCGTTTGATCATTGTCTGGCAGACTTGCTATATCGCTGGCGTATTGGCGAACTGCCGATGGATCCTGTGGCGATCGTTTCAAACCATCCGCGCGAAACCTTCGAACATCTGGATTTCGCCGAAATCCCGTTCTATCACTTACCTATCCGCGCGGGCGAAAAAGCCGCGCAAGAATCTCAGGTTCGTGCGATCGCTCAGGAAAAACAAGCAGAGTTGGTAGTTCTGGCGCGCTACATGCAGATCTTGTCAGATGAGCAAGCGGCCCACTTCACGGGGCGGTGCATCAACATCCACCACAGCTTTCTGCCCGGCTTCAAAGGCGCAAAACCCTATCATCAGGCGCACGCTCGTGGTGTGAAAATGATCGGCGCCACGGCGCACTACGTCACAACTGACCTGGATGAAGGCCCGATAATTCATCAGGATGTCGAACCTATCACGCATGCAGACAGTCCCGATGAACTTGTCCGCAAAGGACGAGACATTGAACGCCGCGTTCTGGCTGAAGCTGTCCGGCTTCATTTGGAAGAGCGCGTGCTCCTCAATGGCAGCCGAACTGTGGTCTTCAAAGGTTAGTTCAACCCTCCAGCTTTGTCTTCATTCGCGCGGAAGATCACCCATTCGCGGATCGCGTTGGATTCCTCAGCGCTCAGGCTGTCGGCAAAATTTGCCATGCCGCGGCTCTGTAACATGCCTTCACGCACAACCGCTTGCCAGCTAGCCGGGTTCGACAGCGTACCCGAGCGCCTGAGGTCTGGCAGTACGGTCGATCCCACAGCGCCTGGTGCGTGGCAAACCGCGCAGTAGCGTGCGTATTTTTCCCCGCCCAAGGAAATGGTCGCTGAATTTGCTCGGCTGGGCGGTGGATCAAGCGGGAGATTCGCCAGCTCTAGTTCCGGTGGCAAGGCTCCATCCGCCCCGAGCTTGAATACAAGCAGGCGGCTGATGTTGCGTACAGGAGCAAGATCGCGGATTGCCTGTCCATCGACGGACAGTGCATAGGCACCGCCCCAGCCAGCCAACACAGCAACATATTGTTCGCCGTCAATAGTATAGGTGACCGGCGGCGCGACCACTCCGGTTTGTGCCGGGAAGCTCCATAGCTTCTCACCATTCGTGGCGTTGTAAGCGTTGAACTCGCTTCCTGCGGTACCCTGAAACACCAGTCCGCCCGCCGTGGCCAGCAACCCGCCGTTCCAGGGCCCCGGATGTTCAACGGTCCAGCGCGGCTCCTGCGCCACTGGATCCCAAGCTACCAGCATACCCTTCAGCGTACCTGTGATCTCCTTTCGGAATCCAAGATCGGGCGGCAGGTTGCCCGCGCTCAAATCAAAACCGACGTTGAACCCGCGGTCCCTGTCCGGTTTCCAGTCGGCTTCAGGCGAATAGACCATCCCCGCTTCAAATGCCGGAATGTAGACTAGGTTTTCGTCCGGATGGTAGGCCATCGGGTGCCAATTGTGTCCGCCCAAAGCGCCCGGCGTTACGATGGCTGCCTGGCCAGTCTTGTCGACGCGCGTTTCGGGATTCTCGATCGGGCGGCCGCTTTCGTCGATTCCGGTTGCCCAGTTCACTGTGACATATGGCTTGGCGCTAATGAATTCGCCTGTGGCCCGATCGAGCACGTAAAAGAATCCATTCTTCGGAGCCTGCATCAGTACCTGACGTTGGGCGCCGTCGATTTCCATGTCGGCGAGCATAATATGCTGCGTCGCGGTGTAATCCCATGTTTCGCCCGGTGTAGTCTGATAGTGCCAAACATATTCGCCTGTATCGGGCCGGATTGCGACAATGCTGGAAAGATAAAGATTATCCCCTTCACCGGTGCCATCTTCGCCTGGAGAGCGATAAGCCCGGTTCCAGGGTGAGCCGTTTCCGACACCGATATAGAGCAGATTCAGG is a window of Altererythrobacter rubellus DNA encoding:
- a CDS encoding heavy metal-binding domain-containing protein produces the protein MAGPWKDAREIIVTTTPTIEGKLIQEYCGIVVGEVIVGANLFRDLFANIRDIVGGRSGSYERILADARNQAIEELQAECATRGGNAVVGIDLDYEVIGDTGSMLMVSASGTAVKV
- a CDS encoding CPBP family glutamic-type intramembrane protease; translated protein: MTGESTSLPSLITMRAEWGHFLGFLKRPSLPDNQASDLREGARAVSRILALDLIAMGTLLAIAGAVMASGIEIPETALAGIEITPGIIFAVILVAPVSEEILFRSWLSGQPRYLIAFPILLVAGLTAVMLAANNTGENAEVSVGLAIIAGALLSLIMFGVLWRRPPMRWFRTLFPAMFWLSTIAFACIHLANFSEGNWMTLLPLVLPQFILGALLGYLRVNYGLWTAIALHMIHNGLIITIVLAASKAAGAS
- a CDS encoding YebC/PmpR family DNA-binding transcriptional regulator, translating into MAGHSKFKNIMHRKGAQDKKRSNLFSKLSREITVAAKMGTPDPDMNPRLRLAVNTAKAQSMPKDNIQRAIDKASAGDDENYEEVRYEGYGPGGSAIIVETLTDNRNRTATAVRTAFSKNGGNLGTEGSVAHGFERLGFIEYGPEAGDEEKVLEAAMEAGAEDISSLEDGHEIWTAAEDLHEVAGSLEKSLGEAKEVKLAWKPNLTVELDEKNAGTLLKLIDVLDDDDDVQTVWGNYEISDEVMAKLEG
- the ruvC gene encoding crossover junction endodeoxyribonuclease RuvC, with the translated sequence MTLILGLDPSLSCTGWGVICAQGSRLSHVANGEVKTNARAPMAERLYQLHSAITAVIAAHNPDRVAAEEVFVNKNAQSTLKLAQARGAVLAACGAANLVVNEHAARLVKKSVVGTGGADKVQVQAMLKVLLPGAQIAGADAADALAVAIADAHLASR
- a CDS encoding arsenate reductase, yielding MIHLYGIPNCDTVKKARKWLDTKGIEYAFHDYKKEGADMAKLAAWIDAHGVDVVLNRRGTTFRKLSDAEKADIDAAKAVILLEQHPSMIKRPVVEHSGGILVGFKEGEWESAL
- a CDS encoding glycerophosphodiester phosphodiesterase family protein, with the protein product MPYSPTAAQENDMLIIAHRGASAERPEHTLAAYELAIDQGADYIEPDLVVTKDLELISRHENELSGTTDVANREEFEDRLRDKMIDGQLVAGWFAEDFTLEEIRTLRAKERVARIRPANARYNGLYQVPTLDEIVRLVRAKEVETGRKIGLYLELKHPTFLLEEVGIDIVDLVLREFRDLGLGPDDLVMIQSFEVGTLQRLDKRSEFRLIQLVKPEDGPADEPSMRYTEMTTPSGLEEIADYADGLGANIAMILNPDGSPTTLVADARAAGLPVHAWTLRPENAFLPPALHGQGGDSGRGDQTALYRMLAGAGVAGVFTDDPKGAVSARDGR
- the ubiG gene encoding bifunctional 2-polyprenyl-6-hydroxyphenol methylase/3-demethylubiquinol 3-O-methyltransferase UbiG; the protein is MTNANVTNVTIRPEEEAHFSSLAREWWNAKGPMASLHEVNPVRLAFLREAIDMYWGDDVQARRPLSGKSALDVGCGAGLVCEPMARLGADVTGVDASAENIGVASAHAESSALDIRYMAGELASLTLGTFHLVTSFEVIEHVADKLVFLKQLATSLKPDGMLVMSTPNRTAASRLLLVEAAERVGYVPRGTHDWNDFITPEELGDLLAQAGMEMGNPRGIAWRPSKGLHLSDDLSLNYAFTARHAR
- a CDS encoding aspartate kinase, which translates into the protein MARIVMKFGGTSMAGTERIRRVANIVRKQQAAGHEVAVVVSAMAGETDRLVNFCREANALYDPAEYDVVVSSGEQVTSGLLALTLQSMGCKARSWLGWQLPVHTIEAHSKARVEAVDADALIASMVAGEIAVIPGFQGLGDNNRITTLGRGGSDTSAVAVAAAVKADRCDIYTDVDGVYTTDPRIVAKAHKLKAVTYEEMLELASVGAKVLQTRSVGLAMKADVRLQVLSSFLGEDAIPADELPGTMIVSDDEMNQLVESGEMERQHVTGIAHDKNEAKVILTRVPDKPGAVAHIFEPLADASINVDMIIQNVGRDKGETDVTFTVPQTDLARAQALLEDKREEIGFNRIITDSKIAKVSVVGVGMKSHAGVASTMFRALSDRGINIQAISTSEIKVSVLIDEDETELAVRVLHTAYGLDASDEAA
- a CDS encoding redoxin domain-containing protein, which encodes MIMSLKRKIFAGVGLSLLALAALAASHLWPALFPPKNIDVGVAIGEKVPLDQPLRNAAGEPTSLAEIAGPNGTVLVLVRSAHWCPFCKVQLANHAEIAGDLDQRGYTLASLSYDQPKKLAEFAADMEQSYLILSDTESVFIDAVGLRDPQYSEDHFAYGVPRASVLMFSPDGTVQAKFVSADYRQRPSNEYVLQMVESAAD
- the purT gene encoding formate-dependent phosphoribosylglycinamide formyltransferase, which codes for MPFTQKILLLGSGELGREFVISAKRLGAYVIACDAYENAPAMQVADASEVFSMLDGNALRATIEKHQPDLIVPEIEAIRTEVLGELEAEGFNVVPSAKATQLTMNRDAIRDMAADELGLTTSIYGYAENFEGVCAAAQETGFPCLIKPVMSSSGKGQSKVDHAAELEEAWNYAVANMRGDRTRVIVEQFVDFDYEITLLTVRHKAGITFCPAIGHRQERGDYQESWQPTPMSSAAIAKAQEMAAKVVTALQGNGKGWGLFGVEFFIRGEEVIFSELSPRPHDTGMVTLVSQDLTEFDLHARAIMGLPVPEKVAALSSASAVILADRDGGDFSFDGLHDALTTGEGNCDVRLFGKPVTRLYRRMGVALARAETPDDARSLARQAAKAVRIVYRD
- the purU gene encoding formyltetrahydrofolate deformylase; translated protein: MKAPLVLTLSCPDRTGITAKVTGFLFENGGNVLEAQQFNDRESDRFFMRVEFETVSASHDDLRTAFSVVASDYAMEWKLALRDRPRRVMLMVSAFDHCLADLLYRWRIGELPMDPVAIVSNHPRETFEHLDFAEIPFYHLPIRAGEKAAQESQVRAIAQEKQAELVVLARYMQILSDEQAAHFTGRCINIHHSFLPGFKGAKPYHQAHARGVKMIGATAHYVTTDLDEGPIIHQDVEPITHADSPDELVRKGRDIERRVLAEAVRLHLEERVLLNGSRTVVFKG
- a CDS encoding PQQ-dependent dehydrogenase, methanol/ethanol family yields the protein MRKFGIALAAALTLSACSESGVDGEALLNAGDDGANWITYGRTYDEQRFSPLDQINTANVEELGLAWFADMDTARGQEATPLVIDGKLYLTTAWSKVKAYDGVTGALLWEYDPEVPGETAVKACCDVVNRGLATWGDSLFLGTLDGRLVKLDRETGAVAWSKQTTDPEQSYTVTGAPRIIDGKVLIGNGGAEFGVRGYIAAYDAGSGQELWRFYTVPEGTEDETSPEYLQAAAETWNTEVLAGSDAIGGGGTVWDSMAYDPDLNLLYIGVGNGSPWNRAYRSPGEDGTGEGDNLYLSSIVAIRPDTGEYVWHYQTTPGETWDYTATQHIMLADMEIDGAQRQVLMQAPKNGFFYVLDRATGEFISAKPYVTVNWATGIDESGRPIENPETRVDKTGQAAIVTPGALGGHNWHPMAYHPDENLVYIPAFEAGMVYSPEADWKPDRDRGFNVGFDLSAGNLPPDLGFRKEITGTLKGMLVAWDPVAQEPRWTVEHPGPWNGGLLATAGGLVFQGTAGSEFNAYNATNGEKLWSFPAQTGVVAPPVTYTIDGEQYVAVLAGWGGAYALSVDGQAIRDLAPVRNISRLLVFKLGADGALPPELELANLPLDPPPSRANSATISLGGEKYARYCAVCHAPGAVGSTVLPDLRRSGTLSNPASWQAVVREGMLQSRGMANFADSLSAEESNAIREWVIFRANEDKAGGLN